In Pajaroellobacter abortibovis, the following are encoded in one genomic region:
- a CDS encoding ribose-phosphate diphosphokinase, with the protein MKKISLFAGQANQPLAEAIARYLQMSLSPLRIHRFSDGEYFCEIGENVRGVDAYIIQPTCSPVNDHIMEFLIIADALRRASAGSITAVIPYYGYARQDRKVAPRTPITSKLIADLIQTAGVSRVVSMDLHAGQIQGFFNIPFDHLYAMPAFLQDYLYQKFDSTAVFVSPDAGGVERARAYSKRLNAQLAIIDKRRERANVSEVVHLIGDVQGRTCVIVDDMIDTAGTLCNAAQALVDHGATSVVVVATHGVLSGPAIERIDCSPLDEVVVTNTIPLSSSAQACKKMKQVDIAPLLGEAIKRIHQFDSVSSLFE; encoded by the coding sequence GTGAAAAAAATTAGCCTGTTTGCTGGTCAAGCTAACCAGCCTCTCGCGGAGGCTATCGCTCGCTATCTTCAAATGTCCTTGTCTCCACTGCGGATCCATCGTTTTAGCGATGGGGAATATTTCTGCGAAATAGGAGAAAATGTTCGTGGGGTAGATGCCTATATTATCCAACCCACTTGCAGTCCTGTAAACGATCATATCATGGAATTCCTGATCATTGCTGATGCGTTGAGACGTGCTTCAGCTGGATCCATTACAGCAGTGATTCCATACTATGGATATGCAAGGCAAGATCGCAAGGTGGCTCCTCGTACTCCTATTACTTCCAAACTGATTGCTGATTTGATCCAAACCGCAGGAGTCTCTCGTGTCGTTTCTATGGACTTGCATGCGGGTCAGATCCAAGGTTTTTTTAATATTCCCTTTGATCATCTGTATGCGATGCCTGCTTTTTTACAGGATTATCTCTATCAGAAATTCGATTCAACAGCTGTGTTTGTCTCGCCTGATGCGGGAGGAGTGGAGCGCGCTCGGGCTTACTCCAAACGACTTAACGCGCAGTTGGCGATTATTGATAAACGGCGTGAGCGAGCGAATGTGAGTGAGGTGGTGCACTTGATTGGCGATGTGCAAGGTCGAACTTGTGTCATTGTTGATGATATGATCGATACGGCAGGTACCTTGTGCAATGCAGCTCAAGCACTTGTGGATCATGGTGCGACAAGTGTGGTAGTAGTTGCTACCCATGGGGTTTTGTCAGGCCCTGCGATCGAACGGATTGATTGCTCTCCATTGGATGAGGTAGTGGTGACGAATACGATTCCATTATCAAGCAGTGCGCAAGCTTGTAAGAAAATGAAACAAGTGGACATCGCTCCTTTGCTAGGGGAAGCAATCAAGAGGATTCATCAGTTTGATTCTGTGAGTTCTTTATTCGAATGA
- the yihA gene encoding ribosome biogenesis GTP-binding protein YihA/YsxC, producing MIVKKAVFLAGVASPKDLLPPMEDEVAFAGRSNVGKSSLLNRMMERKDLARVSKKPGCTRHIHFFAVQRQDGDAVRFVDLPGYGYAHVSKTEKATWGPLLESYLSSRANLRALILLVDVRRGIKEEEEALISFIQEAREPGLPPIALIPVATKLDKLAFAKRKLAMRVLYKQFPQKWVGISSISGEGQDLLWQRIQTSLSGTTASTVRMGSSIY from the coding sequence ATGATCGTTAAAAAAGCGGTTTTTCTGGCAGGTGTTGCTTCCCCTAAAGATCTTCTCCCTCCTATGGAGGATGAGGTTGCGTTTGCAGGTCGGTCCAATGTGGGGAAGTCAAGCTTGCTCAATAGAATGATGGAACGCAAAGATTTGGCTCGAGTGAGCAAGAAACCTGGCTGTACTCGCCACATCCACTTCTTTGCAGTTCAGAGGCAGGACGGAGATGCGGTTCGGTTTGTCGATCTGCCCGGTTATGGATATGCCCATGTTTCCAAAACAGAAAAAGCCACATGGGGTCCGCTGCTTGAGTCGTATCTCTCTTCCAGGGCCAATTTGCGCGCTCTTATTTTATTGGTTGATGTGCGTCGAGGGATCAAAGAGGAAGAAGAAGCGCTGATTTCATTTATTCAAGAAGCGCGCGAACCGGGACTACCCCCCATTGCCCTGATCCCTGTTGCGACGAAATTGGATAAACTCGCATTCGCAAAGCGCAAGCTTGCTATGCGAGTGCTTTACAAGCAGTTCCCACAAAAATGGGTGGGGATTAGCTCTATCAGTGGAGAGGGGCAGGATCTGCTCTGGCAGCGCATTCAAACATCGCTGTCTGGTACCACTGCATCTACAGTAAGGATGGGTTCATCTATTTATTAG
- the murJ gene encoding murein biosynthesis integral membrane protein MurJ, which translates to MTDKNRAEVLKGAGILSVGTLLSRVLGLGRDIALAALFRRQDTDIFFVAFTIPNTFRQLLGEGAMSSAVVPLLAQKMTREGEHATRFVYARFKGFFIFALAVTTAGGMLFAEPLCELFASGYHDYGSQFERTVTMTRFVFPYLFLMGISLLDASALQVKRSFIASALAPSWLNISFLLTAFLLPPWLHARGLDPAYAMGTGALLGGVLQVVCQWPSLRQLGFWVKPVLDFREPTIALFFRRIGPMLIGVGVYYVDVLFSRRFLSELGIGAPSYFMWAMRICDLPQAVFGMALTSASLPMMATLVSSGQLSQLVHLFSSNLRLVLSVAIPASVMLVVLAEPFTAALFQRGQFDQVAMHETARALAWQGGGLWMVVVVRQVIPLFHALEDTKTPILISALDFLVFFGLASLLKGPMGHCGVSAAVVGASLFQMVFLCLCLGVRFKQFPWKEVIHSALRILQASAVAGGGAWGICCWVSAKIPSTWTILHAIIGVGLFGLLFLGACWLLGVSELTPVARMLMRRIPFLSIRSSPFHDR; encoded by the coding sequence ATGACGGATAAAAATCGTGCTGAAGTTTTGAAGGGGGCAGGTATTCTCAGTGTAGGGACATTGCTTTCCCGCGTGTTGGGTCTTGGACGGGATATTGCACTAGCGGCTCTCTTTCGTCGTCAAGATACGGATATTTTTTTTGTCGCTTTTACGATCCCTAATACATTTCGTCAGTTGTTGGGGGAAGGGGCGATGTCCAGTGCGGTTGTCCCTCTGCTAGCTCAAAAGATGACTCGGGAAGGAGAGCATGCTACGCGTTTCGTCTATGCTCGATTTAAGGGTTTTTTCATCTTTGCATTGGCTGTGACAACGGCGGGAGGGATGCTTTTCGCGGAGCCTCTTTGTGAGCTTTTTGCTTCTGGTTATCATGACTACGGATCCCAATTCGAGCGCACTGTCACGATGACTCGATTTGTTTTTCCCTATCTTTTTTTGATGGGTATTAGCTTGTTGGATGCATCGGCCCTCCAGGTGAAACGCTCTTTTATAGCCTCTGCATTGGCCCCTTCTTGGCTCAACATATCGTTTCTGTTGACGGCATTTTTGCTTCCTCCTTGGCTTCATGCGAGAGGGTTGGATCCGGCTTATGCAATGGGAACTGGCGCTCTTTTGGGGGGAGTTCTTCAAGTGGTTTGTCAGTGGCCCTCTCTGAGACAGCTTGGCTTTTGGGTGAAGCCTGTGCTCGATTTTCGGGAGCCCACAATTGCTCTTTTTTTTCGACGGATAGGACCGATGTTGATTGGCGTTGGAGTGTATTACGTCGATGTCCTATTCTCACGTCGATTTTTGTCAGAGCTTGGGATTGGAGCTCCAAGCTATTTTATGTGGGCGATGCGAATTTGCGATCTGCCTCAAGCTGTGTTTGGTATGGCTCTGACAAGTGCCTCTCTTCCAATGATGGCAACGTTGGTGAGTTCAGGCCAATTATCTCAGCTCGTTCATCTCTTTTCTTCGAATCTGCGTCTCGTCCTTTCTGTGGCTATCCCTGCTAGTGTGATGCTGGTCGTTCTCGCAGAGCCTTTTACAGCAGCCCTTTTTCAGAGAGGGCAATTCGATCAGGTGGCTATGCACGAGACAGCACGGGCACTTGCATGGCAGGGAGGGGGACTTTGGATGGTTGTGGTGGTGCGGCAGGTGATCCCTTTATTCCACGCCCTTGAAGACACGAAAACACCTATTTTGATCAGTGCTCTTGATTTTCTTGTTTTTTTTGGATTAGCAAGTCTTCTCAAAGGGCCCATGGGGCACTGCGGTGTCAGTGCAGCAGTAGTTGGTGCCAGCCTCTTTCAGATGGTTTTTCTTTGCCTGTGTTTGGGGGTTCGATTTAAACAATTTCCGTGGAAAGAGGTGATACATTCAGCGCTCCGCATTCTCCAAGCTTCTGCTGTAGCCGGAGGAGGAGCGTGGGGGATCTGTTGTTGGGTGAGCGCGAAGATCCCATCGACATGGACAATTCTCCATGCTATAATAGGTGTTGGTCTGTTTGGCCTTCTCTTTTTGGGAGCTTGCTGGTTGCTCGGTGTTTCAGAACTGACTCCGGTGGCCAGGATGCTTATGCGCCGAATTCCTTTCCTATCAATCCGCTCTTCTCCGTTTCATGATCGTTAA
- a CDS encoding gamma-butyrobetaine hydroxylase-like domain-containing protein, with protein MIGMGTPRCFKCKTVYSPKGGRFTEIEWGDGHRGIYPHTILRGCCPCAGCQGHSGTIKFVPPSDFQCELMRIEVIGNYALLLEWVDGHGSGIYSFPYLRTLCQCPPCKEQGARTRTE; from the coding sequence ATGATAGGAATGGGAACCCCTCGCTGTTTTAAATGTAAAACAGTCTACTCCCCCAAAGGGGGGCGTTTTACTGAGATCGAGTGGGGGGATGGCCATCGAGGAATCTATCCTCATACGATTTTACGGGGCTGTTGTCCATGTGCGGGATGTCAAGGTCATTCCGGTACGATCAAGTTTGTACCCCCTTCTGATTTTCAATGCGAGCTGATGCGCATTGAAGTGATTGGCAATTATGCTTTGCTGCTGGAGTGGGTGGATGGGCATGGGAGTGGGATCTACTCTTTCCCCTATTTGCGGACTCTCTGTCAGTGCCCTCCTTGCAAAGAACAAGGAGCAAGAACCAGGACCGAGTGA
- the recO gene encoding DNA repair protein RecO, whose product MLADQFLTPALLLRRLEHGENGLMVTFFTQKEGRISVLVPGGRKSIKRYGGVLEAFHTLEILVKQKGPSTDSLMLLGEASLLRARSGILSHLSALQAGGTALRWIRCLSPFHLPDPIIWNLLEEWLDTLDKPSSSPFLELVHLMFRLLVHTGYRLELERCVRCQKPCGPAKKATVDVIKGGLLCTSCGGGGRLMESSTRMACIQLQLGQHLELSPGQIDELLNLIYAVFKAHMGLSL is encoded by the coding sequence ATGTTGGCAGACCAGTTTTTGACTCCAGCCTTGCTACTTCGCCGTTTGGAGCATGGAGAAAATGGTCTGATGGTTACCTTCTTCACTCAGAAAGAGGGGCGAATTAGCGTATTGGTCCCTGGAGGGAGGAAGAGTATCAAGCGCTACGGGGGTGTTTTAGAAGCTTTTCACACCTTAGAGATTCTAGTGAAACAGAAGGGACCTTCTACGGATTCCCTAATGCTTTTAGGGGAGGCCTCCCTTTTGCGAGCCAGGAGTGGTATTTTATCTCATCTCAGTGCATTACAAGCAGGAGGGACTGCATTGAGATGGATTCGTTGCTTATCCCCTTTTCATCTTCCAGACCCTATTATTTGGAATCTTCTCGAAGAATGGCTCGATACACTTGATAAGCCTTCTTCTTCCCCATTTCTGGAGTTAGTTCATTTGATGTTTCGTTTATTAGTCCATACAGGATACCGACTGGAGCTCGAGCGTTGTGTTCGATGTCAAAAACCATGTGGTCCTGCAAAAAAGGCTACGGTTGATGTCATTAAGGGGGGACTTCTCTGCACCTCATGTGGGGGAGGAGGACGTCTCATGGAGAGCTCCACTCGGATGGCATGTATTCAACTTCAGTTAGGTCAGCATCTCGAGCTTTCTCCCGGGCAGATCGACGAACTGCTCAACCTAATTTATGCTGTTTTTAAAGCTCATATGGGGCTATCGTTATGA
- a CDS encoding helix-turn-helix domain-containing protein, with translation MSSQSLGSFLKQHRTAKQMHIVEVARLTRIPLHFLEAIENDHFNELPGEVFVRGFLKVYASAVGLSPSEIVERYTEGRPIVCLTPLPVVAPFQSQGEEHNRRFGLAIAFVLLLTLFVLALSIVLKPRGYDMPVELSYHLENSGWIVSRELGWG, from the coding sequence GTGAGTTCGCAGTCCCTGGGAAGTTTTTTGAAGCAACATCGCACTGCTAAGCAAATGCATATCGTGGAAGTTGCTCGACTAACCCGTATCCCTCTTCATTTCCTGGAGGCAATTGAAAATGACCATTTCAATGAGCTTCCAGGAGAGGTGTTTGTTCGAGGTTTCTTGAAGGTATACGCTTCTGCCGTGGGGCTTTCCCCCTCAGAGATTGTGGAGCGTTATACAGAGGGAAGGCCGATCGTTTGTTTGACCCCTCTGCCAGTGGTGGCACCCTTTCAATCTCAGGGGGAAGAACACAATCGCCGTTTTGGGCTCGCGATTGCTTTTGTGCTCCTTCTGACTTTGTTTGTCCTTGCGCTTTCCATCGTTCTCAAACCGCGTGGATACGATATGCCTGTTGAGCTTTCCTACCATCTTGAGAATAGCGGTTGGATTGTATCCCGTGAGCTCGGGTGGGGTTAA
- a CDS encoding hydroxymethylglutaryl-CoA reductase, degradative translates to MSWGRGSIGLSPYLTNPEVSLMSAKRISRSPGFYKKMISERRDLVGQMACCDLAPAAFSLDKGGLEVEIADKLVENVIGLYALPYGVTLNMCVNGQDYVVPMVVEEPGVIAAASSAAKIVRQGGGFNVEADPSLMVGQIQLTGIADLEGAVYRLCQHQAEILKRASGSVAGLVARGGGPRSMEVRILDPQEGIIVVHLVMDCLNAMGANLVNTAAEAVAERLAEIAHGRVGLRILSNLCDQRCVRVRCRIPSAAMAVEGKTGDEVVEAIVKASRFAELDPYRAATHNKGVMNGIDAVVIATGNDWRAVEAGAHAFAARHGKYAPLSRWIREGGELVGFLELPLAVGTTGGTLRVHPIARLSLEMLGIQSASELAGIAASVGLASNLAALRALATDGIQRGHMGFHARAVAVAAGAVEKEVEQVAAEIVKRHTITLAEAQQVLSSLRDCTFGGTGDKSP, encoded by the coding sequence TTGTCCTGGGGAAGGGGCTCAATTGGTCTCTCCCCTTATTTAACTAATCCTGAGGTTTCTCTGATGTCTGCAAAGCGCATTTCTCGTTCTCCTGGGTTTTATAAGAAAATGATCTCCGAACGCCGTGACCTGGTGGGGCAAATGGCTTGCTGCGACTTGGCCCCAGCGGCCTTTTCTCTTGATAAAGGGGGTCTTGAGGTGGAGATAGCAGATAAGTTGGTGGAGAATGTGATCGGGCTCTACGCGTTACCTTATGGGGTTACGCTTAACATGTGTGTGAATGGCCAGGACTATGTGGTTCCGATGGTTGTTGAGGAACCTGGTGTCATCGCGGCTGCATCCAGTGCTGCGAAAATTGTACGGCAGGGAGGTGGATTTAATGTGGAAGCAGACCCCTCTTTGATGGTGGGTCAGATTCAATTGACAGGCATTGCCGATCTCGAGGGTGCCGTATATCGTCTGTGTCAACACCAGGCGGAGATTTTGAAGCGCGCTTCTGGTTCGGTTGCTGGGCTTGTTGCGCGAGGAGGGGGGCCTCGAAGCATGGAGGTTAGGATCCTTGATCCCCAGGAGGGGATAATAGTAGTCCATCTGGTGATGGATTGTCTCAACGCGATGGGGGCGAATCTGGTGAATACGGCTGCTGAGGCTGTTGCGGAACGACTTGCCGAGATCGCACATGGAAGAGTTGGGCTGAGGATATTAAGCAACTTATGCGATCAACGCTGTGTGCGTGTTCGCTGTCGCATCCCTTCGGCAGCGATGGCAGTAGAGGGGAAAACAGGGGATGAAGTGGTGGAAGCGATTGTTAAAGCTTCCCGTTTTGCAGAGCTCGATCCTTACCGCGCGGCTACTCACAACAAAGGGGTGATGAACGGGATAGATGCTGTCGTCATCGCTACTGGAAATGACTGGCGTGCAGTCGAAGCGGGAGCACATGCATTTGCAGCTCGTCATGGGAAGTACGCGCCTCTTTCGCGATGGATAAGAGAAGGTGGAGAGCTTGTCGGTTTTCTTGAGCTTCCTCTTGCTGTAGGCACGACTGGAGGGACGTTGCGTGTACATCCGATTGCTCGCCTCTCGCTCGAAATGTTAGGCATTCAAAGCGCATCTGAGCTCGCGGGAATCGCTGCTTCAGTTGGGCTCGCTTCGAATCTGGCAGCTCTTCGTGCGCTTGCTACTGATGGAATTCAGCGGGGACATATGGGGTTCCATGCTCGAGCTGTTGCAGTCGCTGCGGGGGCGGTAGAGAAAGAGGTGGAACAGGTTGCAGCTGAGATTGTGAAAAGACATACCATTACGTTAGCGGAGGCACAACAAGTGCTCTCCTCTTTGCGCGATTGCACCTTTGGGGGGACGGGCGACAAATCTCCTTGA
- the mvaD gene encoding diphosphomevalonate decarboxylase, with protein sequence MATLDLSSETASGINCFPDKRRGEVGSEAMAVAIAHPNIALSKYWGKWPGPGNYPAVPSLSVTLKGMKTETEVCFREELSCDRLVLAGEELSGIPLERVKELLNRVRAVSGENRFAEVRTNNDFPTGSGLASSASGFAALALAAAHAAGLSYTREWVGDLARQSSVSAARSIIGGFVELTAGPPSAEREGEEGLLAAIQVAPPDYLDLYMLVCVVTEAPKLISSTEGMRVTASKSPFYRAWLEVAPALHERIHRALLACDICQLGEAVETSALAMHASALAAGIFYWSPVTFSVLEAVRSLREKGWLAYATIDAGPHVKVLTGSKHLSFVKQSLEALHGVQRVLETCPGEGAQLVSPLI encoded by the coding sequence ATGGCTACTCTGGATTTATCGTCAGAAACGGCATCCGGGATCAATTGTTTCCCCGACAAGCGACGGGGTGAGGTAGGATCGGAAGCCATGGCAGTTGCGATCGCTCACCCGAATATTGCCCTTTCCAAATATTGGGGAAAATGGCCTGGGCCTGGAAATTATCCAGCGGTGCCCAGCCTCTCAGTCACTCTGAAGGGAATGAAAACAGAAACCGAAGTCTGCTTTCGTGAGGAGTTGTCCTGCGATCGCTTGGTATTGGCAGGGGAAGAACTCTCCGGAATTCCGTTGGAGCGTGTGAAAGAGCTTTTGAATCGCGTTCGTGCTGTATCGGGAGAGAATCGTTTTGCGGAAGTCAGAACGAACAATGATTTTCCTACGGGTAGTGGGCTTGCTTCAAGTGCTTCTGGATTTGCTGCGCTCGCGTTGGCTGCTGCGCATGCGGCGGGTCTATCCTATACGCGTGAGTGGGTTGGGGATCTGGCTCGTCAGAGTTCAGTGAGTGCGGCGCGTAGTATCATTGGTGGATTTGTAGAACTTACTGCAGGCCCTCCTTCCGCTGAGAGAGAGGGGGAAGAGGGCCTATTAGCTGCGATCCAAGTGGCCCCTCCAGATTATCTGGATCTGTATATGCTTGTCTGTGTCGTTACAGAAGCTCCTAAGCTGATCTCTTCTACGGAAGGGATGCGGGTGACTGCATCCAAAAGCCCATTTTATCGAGCTTGGCTTGAAGTTGCTCCTGCTCTTCATGAGCGCATCCACCGTGCTCTGCTTGCCTGCGACATATGTCAACTGGGAGAAGCTGTAGAAACCAGTGCTCTTGCGATGCATGCATCTGCCTTGGCTGCTGGGATTTTTTATTGGTCTCCTGTCACTTTTTCTGTACTCGAGGCGGTGCGCAGCCTTCGTGAGAAAGGATGGCTAGCGTATGCGACTATCGATGCAGGCCCTCACGTTAAAGTGCTCACAGGCTCCAAACATCTTTCTTTCGTGAAGCAATCTCTCGAAGCTCTACATGGGGTGCAGAGGGTGCTAGAAACTTGTCCTGGGGAAGGGGCTCAATTGGTCTCTCCCCTTATTTAA
- the mvk gene encoding mevalonate kinase: protein MRSVPNLAYGKVILVGEHAVVYGIPAIALGIERGVRAWLSPSTFSCSELVIKEWGVHVCNHEQEESDIGRAFRSLLKAGGNAERWGKVSGVDTVRVEVESDLSPGVGLGCSAALGVAIARALDPKATAEAVIERAMQWEKVFHGSPSGIDTTIAAHGGCIFFKKGKGMVRIKSRLKFLLCVAYSGSASSTRVMVEQVAQLLENHRPHVEALFNRIRRIVSLTRKALESEEYQKVGDLMDDNQACLDSLSLSTPALGQLCQLAKRAGAWGAKLTGAGGGGCVIALVGGEEVAERVIQSWKEHGYSGFIVRNGIRDQLFPRQATG, encoded by the coding sequence ATGCGCAGTGTACCAAACCTTGCCTATGGGAAAGTGATTTTAGTCGGTGAGCACGCTGTAGTTTATGGAATTCCCGCGATTGCATTGGGGATCGAGCGAGGGGTTCGGGCTTGGCTTTCCCCTTCTACTTTTTCTTGCTCGGAGCTTGTGATCAAGGAATGGGGGGTTCATGTCTGCAATCATGAACAGGAAGAAAGTGATATTGGACGGGCTTTTCGCTCTCTTCTCAAGGCTGGTGGAAATGCAGAAAGGTGGGGTAAAGTCTCTGGGGTGGATACTGTTCGGGTTGAGGTGGAATCGGATTTATCGCCTGGGGTAGGATTGGGTTGCTCCGCAGCGTTGGGTGTTGCAATTGCGCGCGCTCTGGACCCGAAAGCAACTGCTGAAGCTGTCATTGAGCGGGCGATGCAATGGGAGAAGGTTTTCCATGGGAGCCCCTCCGGTATCGATACGACGATCGCAGCCCATGGAGGGTGTATCTTTTTTAAAAAAGGGAAAGGGATGGTAAGGATCAAAAGCAGACTTAAGTTTCTGCTCTGTGTAGCGTATTCGGGGAGTGCGTCGAGCACGCGTGTTATGGTGGAACAAGTAGCTCAGCTTCTTGAAAATCACCGACCGCATGTAGAAGCTCTCTTCAATCGTATTCGGAGAATTGTATCGTTGACCCGAAAAGCACTTGAGAGCGAGGAATATCAGAAAGTAGGAGATCTGATGGATGACAACCAAGCATGCCTCGACTCTCTCTCTCTCTCGACCCCTGCTCTAGGCCAGCTCTGTCAACTTGCAAAGCGGGCAGGGGCTTGGGGGGCGAAGCTGACAGGTGCCGGAGGAGGAGGATGTGTCATTGCTCTTGTGGGGGGAGAAGAAGTTGCAGAAAGAGTAATTCAGTCCTGGAAAGAACATGGCTACTCTGGATTTATCGTCAGAAACGGCATCCGGGATCAATTGTTTCCCCGACAAGCGACGGGGTGA
- the fni gene encoding type 2 isopentenyl-diphosphate Delta-isomerase, which translates to MDTQLEQRKIDHLSLCSNEEVNFRTTTTLFENVRLIHNALPELHMDEIDLSCTVFGKQLRAPLLIASMTGGTEEASHINKTLASIAEERNYAFGLGSQRAMLINEEAKATYWIRDVAPTTLAFGNIGLIQARDISTPTLEKLVKETAVDALCVHLNPAMELIQSHGDRDFRGGLSTLQRLCASFPVPIILKETGCGISSEVATRAKEVGVQHLDISGAGGTSWVGVETKRAQKKADLTQSLLGEALWDWGIPTAANVLILAPLKFKTLIATGGIFDGVNATKAIVLGANLVGIARPILKALHAGGREQVIAFLDNVEAQMRALMMLTGSRNLTQLQKTRFIVGNELHLWREQSHRII; encoded by the coding sequence ATGGATACCCAATTAGAACAGCGAAAGATTGACCACCTTTCTCTCTGCTCAAATGAAGAGGTTAACTTTCGAACAACCACTACACTCTTTGAAAATGTTCGGTTGATTCATAACGCCCTTCCTGAACTTCACATGGATGAAATCGACCTTTCCTGTACTGTATTCGGTAAACAGCTACGCGCCCCTTTATTGATCGCCTCCATGACAGGAGGAACAGAAGAGGCCTCACACATCAACAAAACCCTCGCCTCCATCGCTGAAGAGAGAAACTATGCCTTTGGCCTAGGGAGCCAGCGGGCGATGTTAATCAACGAAGAAGCGAAAGCAACGTACTGGATTCGAGATGTGGCCCCTACAACTCTTGCCTTTGGAAATATCGGACTTATCCAGGCGCGCGATATATCTACTCCTACACTTGAGAAATTAGTTAAAGAAACGGCTGTCGATGCACTGTGCGTTCATCTCAATCCTGCCATGGAATTGATTCAATCTCATGGAGATCGGGACTTTCGAGGGGGGCTCTCTACCCTTCAGCGCCTGTGCGCTTCTTTTCCCGTCCCGATCATCCTCAAAGAAACAGGGTGTGGAATCTCTTCAGAAGTAGCCACCCGAGCGAAAGAGGTAGGGGTTCAGCACCTTGACATTTCGGGCGCTGGAGGGACTTCCTGGGTAGGAGTGGAGACCAAACGAGCTCAAAAAAAAGCCGATCTGACACAAAGTCTTCTCGGTGAGGCTTTATGGGACTGGGGTATTCCAACCGCAGCCAACGTCCTCATCCTCGCTCCCCTTAAGTTTAAGACTTTAATCGCGACAGGAGGAATTTTTGACGGAGTTAACGCGACCAAAGCGATCGTATTAGGAGCCAACTTGGTTGGGATTGCACGTCCTATTCTTAAAGCTTTGCATGCAGGAGGGCGTGAACAGGTGATTGCCTTCTTGGATAATGTAGAAGCTCAAATGCGAGCGCTCATGATGCTCACGGGGAGTCGCAACTTAACTCAACTGCAAAAGACCCGCTTCATTGTAGGGAACGAGCTGCACCTGTGGCGCGAGCAATCTCACAGAATTATCTAG